A window from Herbaspirillum sp. meg3 encodes these proteins:
- a CDS encoding GH36-type glycosyl hydrolase domain-containing protein, whose product MNQDQTLLEEELPLRAELFSAQQMEQHGQVLANAHKLDPNYGPDKLLARLADNEATIIDACTSLTAAIKAGRQVTPAAEWLLDNFYLIEEQIRTAKRHLPKNYSKELPRLLHGHSAGSPRVYDIALETISHGDGRVDPESLSRFVVAYQQTTTLNLGELWAIPIMLRLALIENLRRVAARLSATRINRNLAHFWADDMLEVAEKNPSNLILLVADMARSEPPMESSFVAELVRRLQGQSPTLTLPLTWLAQRLAASGTSIEHLVQQESQHQAADQVSISNSIGSLRFLTSMDWREFVETMSTVDHILREDPSDTYARMDFATRDRYRHVVEKIAREGSLSETEVAREAIAMARTAAMQIDKADRRAHVGYYLIGQGLEALQTVATLHIPLRAKLARLANTRPMTMYLGAILAITAVATWWVLAEVHQEYRGRADQWYPLWLALLGLLIALPASQLAQSVVNWLVPMLTPPRLLPRMDLFGGIPPECHTLVVVPTLLSTTAGAESLVDALEVRFLANQDVNLRFCLLTDFADAVSESTPEDAPLLTFTTQLMNELNVKYPRAGGDNFLLLHRPRRWNPAQATWMAYERKRGKLGDLNAFLRGSGHDAFCAVVGDTTGLVNTRYVITLDTDTELPRDAARQFVATMSHPLNRPVYDAVQKKISDGYGILQPRIAVSSPSAQASRYELLYGGETGIDPYTRTVSDVYQDLFGEGSFIGKGIYEVDAFEQVLQDRMPENRILSHDLLEGCYARAGLISDVQLYEQYPSRYSADVSRRHRWIRGDWQIAAWLWPRVPVNRDATGKLHYEKTPLSALSRWKLFDNLRRSLVAPALTLATLGGWILLPKAWLWTGLILVVSLTPALCSLLLNLLKKSGEIRLQQHISASLSALGAQLVHAGLAITLLPYESWYHLDAILRTQWRLHISGKRLLEWNSSSEVNARAGNRLRSYYAAMWQSPLLALAVALYLDLRHPVALAAAAPILILWWLAPVIVFRISQPITQRAPHLSDTQQTYLNSLARKTWLFFETYVGPADNWLPPDNMQEHPVEVLARRTSPTNIGLSLLANLTAYDFGYIPGGQLLERTRNTFQTMSALERYQGHFYNWYDTQYLHPLPPAYVSTVDSGNLAGHLLTLLPGLQALADAPVLHPNLFPGLRAAYAILNELSHNLPLPETQQLSPLFERELLAACATPPASLSDACAVLDGLHRHMVDFARGLHQGTGAQIAGAAAAAIAINAPSDKYLQRLSQLRQWERALSSQCREALAELHALAPWLRTNHFKRCSDNLPALAAVLNGTLSLRQIAQLPALSLRAPSSDSDSNSDSDENKVALTALQSLLKEGSDLAASRLAAIDMLVMQAAEFSRMEYRFLYDPATHLLAIGYNVADRRRDTGFYDLLASEARLATFVGIAQGQLPQDSWFALGRQLTLAGGEPILLSWSGSMFEYLMPLLVMPTFTGTLLDQTYRSVVERQISYGAQRGVFWGMSESGYHSFDASLNYQYRTFGVPGLGFKRGLGDDLVIAPYASMMALMVAPEQACNNLQEMSAAGFEGVFGMYEAIDYTPSRLPRGQSNAVIRSFMSHHQGMGFLGLAYLLLDRPMQRRFESYPLFQATMSLLHERVPKAGANYSSASELADVRIAATDQDQQIRVMRRPDPRTPEVQLLSNGRYHVMITSAGGGYSRWNDIAVTRWREDTTRDHWGSFCYVRDIREDEFWSTAYQPSLTTPTHYEVIFSEGRAEFRRNDRDIEMHTEIVVSPEDDIELRRTKITNRSRSTRTLEITSYAEVVLAPAAADAMHPAFSNLFVQTEIDMQRGAILCTRRPRSANENVPWMFHLMAVHGAEADAASYETDRMQFLGRGNTPATPQAMGQVGPLSNSAGSVLDPIMSIRRRITLEAEQSVTIDMVTGVAASRDTCEELIGKYQDRHLADRVMELAWTHNQVVLRQLNASEADAQLYGRLANSVVYANSLLRAEASILARNRRGQSALWSYAISGDLPIVLVQIRDMVNIELVRQLVQAHAYWRSKGLAVDLVIWNEDHAGYRQVLQEQILNLISSVTGAHTIDRPGGIFVRLLDQISDEDRILFQSVARVILRDSSGTLAEQVARRDAPEVKMPLLSPKTGPISDADMALPLARAATPPVLLLGNGTGGFSADGYEYLITTGEDRYTPAPWSNVIANAQFGSVVSESGQAYSWAENAHEFRLTPWANDPVSDGGGEAFYLRDEHSGTSWSPTPLPRRGSGDYLTRHGFGYSVFEHSEAGIFSALTMFVALDAPVKYMVLRVRNDSRIQRQLSATGYVEWVLGDLRAKTAMHVNSEADTATGALLASNHYNTEFPQRVAFFDLDATAKTVTCDRNEFIGRNRSLQNPIALERQRLSGKIGAGFDPCAAIQTVFDLAPGQERELVFMLGLCDTRTAVTSTLILAHRGAATARAALQSVKDYWQHTLGAIQVNTPEPALDVLANGWLLYQTLACRMWARSGYYQSGGAFGFRDQLQDSMALVYSEPALVRSHLLLCAAHQFVEGDVQHWWHPPTDRGVRTHCSDDYLWLPLAVHRYVTITGDVSVLSETATFLQGRALGPDEDSYYDLPQRSAESASLYQHCVRAIRHGLQFGQHGLSLIGSCDWNDGMDKVGEHGKGESVWLSFFFYEVMMRFADVATLHQDQEFAAGCREHAQTLQKHIEQNGWDGNWYLRAYFDDGSPLGSAANVECQIDSISQSWAVLSGAGDSGRVQQAMQSVRQRLVRDEDKLIQLLDPPFDHSDQNPGYIRGYVPGVRENGGQYTHAAIWTIMAFARMGDHQSAWQLMRMINPINHARNAQEIANYKVEPYVIAADVYAVTPHTGRGGWTWYTGSAGWMYRLLVESLLGLHIEGDKLSINACIPLEWNGYGIDYRYGETRYRIAITLGQVTETTRTETDNEPLTACCFRLDGVDLPETFVTLADDHKEHQIDVMLSR is encoded by the coding sequence GTGAATCAAGACCAGACACTACTCGAAGAAGAACTCCCGCTGCGCGCCGAACTGTTCAGCGCCCAGCAAATGGAACAGCATGGCCAGGTACTGGCCAATGCACACAAGCTTGATCCGAACTACGGCCCCGACAAACTGCTGGCCCGACTGGCCGACAATGAAGCCACCATCATCGATGCCTGCACCAGCCTGACGGCAGCCATCAAGGCCGGGCGCCAGGTGACGCCTGCTGCGGAATGGCTGCTGGATAATTTTTATCTCATCGAAGAACAGATCCGTACGGCCAAACGCCATCTTCCCAAAAATTACAGCAAGGAATTGCCACGCCTGCTGCACGGCCACTCTGCCGGCAGTCCGCGTGTCTACGATATCGCGCTGGAAACGATCTCGCATGGCGACGGCCGGGTCGACCCCGAAAGTCTGAGTCGCTTCGTCGTGGCGTATCAGCAGACAACAACGCTCAATCTGGGCGAGCTGTGGGCCATTCCCATCATGCTGCGGCTGGCCTTGATCGAAAATCTGCGACGCGTCGCGGCACGCCTGTCGGCGACACGCATTAATCGCAACCTCGCGCATTTCTGGGCGGACGACATGCTCGAAGTGGCCGAAAAGAATCCCAGCAACCTGATTCTGCTGGTGGCCGATATGGCGCGTTCCGAACCGCCGATGGAAAGTTCCTTCGTCGCCGAGCTGGTACGCCGCCTGCAAGGTCAAAGCCCAACGCTTACCTTGCCGCTGACGTGGCTGGCGCAACGCCTGGCCGCCTCCGGCACCAGCATCGAACACCTGGTACAGCAAGAAAGCCAGCACCAGGCTGCCGACCAGGTTTCCATCAGCAATAGCATCGGCTCGCTGCGCTTTCTGACCAGTATGGACTGGCGTGAATTCGTCGAGACCATGAGCACTGTCGACCACATTTTGCGCGAAGACCCCAGCGATACCTACGCACGCATGGATTTTGCGACACGTGACCGCTACCGCCATGTCGTCGAAAAAATAGCGCGTGAAGGCTCGCTGTCCGAAACCGAAGTCGCACGTGAGGCCATTGCCATGGCGCGCACTGCAGCAATGCAGATAGACAAAGCGGATCGCCGCGCCCACGTCGGCTATTACCTCATCGGCCAAGGGCTGGAAGCATTACAAACGGTAGCGACCCTGCACATTCCACTACGCGCAAAGCTGGCGCGACTGGCGAATACGCGTCCGATGACCATGTATCTCGGCGCCATATTGGCGATCACCGCGGTGGCGACCTGGTGGGTGCTGGCCGAAGTGCACCAGGAATACCGCGGCAGAGCAGATCAATGGTATCCACTGTGGCTAGCCTTGCTGGGCTTGTTAATCGCACTGCCTGCCAGCCAGTTGGCGCAATCTGTCGTCAACTGGCTGGTACCCATGCTGACGCCGCCACGACTATTGCCGCGAATGGACTTATTCGGCGGCATTCCTCCTGAATGTCATACCCTCGTCGTGGTGCCGACCTTGCTCAGCACGACCGCAGGTGCAGAGAGTCTGGTCGATGCGCTGGAAGTGCGCTTTCTCGCCAATCAAGATGTCAATCTGCGCTTTTGTCTGTTGACCGATTTCGCCGACGCCGTCAGCGAGAGCACGCCAGAAGACGCTCCCTTGCTGACGTTTACGACCCAGCTGATGAACGAGCTTAATGTCAAATATCCGCGAGCAGGCGGCGACAACTTCTTGCTGCTGCATCGCCCTCGCCGCTGGAATCCAGCACAAGCGACATGGATGGCCTACGAGCGCAAGCGCGGCAAACTGGGAGATCTCAACGCCTTCTTGCGAGGGAGCGGCCATGATGCTTTCTGCGCCGTCGTCGGTGACACTACCGGCCTCGTGAATACACGTTACGTCATCACGCTCGACACCGATACCGAACTGCCACGCGACGCGGCCCGCCAGTTTGTCGCAACGATGTCGCATCCTCTGAATCGTCCCGTCTACGACGCAGTGCAGAAAAAAATCAGCGACGGCTACGGCATTCTGCAGCCGCGCATCGCCGTCAGTTCCCCCAGCGCCCAGGCCTCGCGCTACGAACTGCTGTATGGCGGCGAAACCGGTATCGACCCGTACACCCGCACCGTCTCCGACGTGTATCAGGATCTGTTCGGCGAAGGCTCTTTCATCGGTAAGGGGATCTATGAAGTCGATGCGTTCGAACAAGTATTGCAGGATCGCATGCCTGAAAACCGTATTCTCAGCCACGACCTGCTGGAAGGCTGTTACGCGCGCGCCGGCCTGATCAGCGACGTGCAGTTATACGAGCAATACCCGTCACGCTATAGTGCCGACGTCAGCCGACGCCATCGCTGGATTCGCGGCGACTGGCAGATTGCCGCCTGGCTATGGCCACGGGTACCAGTGAACCGCGATGCGACAGGAAAACTTCACTACGAAAAGACACCTCTGTCGGCCTTGTCGCGCTGGAAGCTGTTCGACAATCTGCGCCGCAGCCTGGTTGCGCCGGCACTGACATTGGCGACGCTGGGTGGTTGGATTCTGTTACCTAAGGCATGGCTCTGGACCGGTCTGATACTGGTTGTATCACTGACTCCGGCCTTGTGTTCGCTGTTGCTCAATCTGCTGAAAAAGTCCGGCGAAATTCGTCTGCAACAACACATCTCGGCATCGCTGTCAGCGCTCGGCGCTCAACTGGTACACGCCGGTCTGGCCATCACCCTGCTGCCTTATGAAAGCTGGTACCACCTGGACGCCATCCTGCGCACGCAATGGCGTCTGCACATCTCAGGCAAACGCCTGCTGGAGTGGAACAGCTCCAGCGAAGTCAATGCTCGCGCCGGTAATCGGCTGCGCTCCTACTACGCGGCGATGTGGCAATCGCCGCTGCTGGCGCTGGCCGTGGCGCTGTATCTCGATTTGCGTCACCCGGTCGCGCTGGCTGCTGCCGCACCGATCCTGATTCTGTGGTGGCTCGCACCTGTCATCGTGTTTCGCATCAGCCAGCCGATCACACAGCGCGCGCCGCATCTGAGCGATACCCAGCAGACTTACCTGAATTCGCTGGCGCGCAAGACCTGGCTCTTCTTCGAGACCTATGTCGGTCCGGCAGACAACTGGTTGCCTCCCGACAACATGCAGGAACATCCTGTGGAAGTCCTGGCCCGGCGTACTTCGCCGACCAATATTGGACTATCGCTGCTGGCCAATCTGACGGCGTATGATTTCGGCTACATCCCCGGCGGCCAACTATTGGAACGCACCCGCAACACCTTTCAGACCATGTCCGCGCTGGAGCGATATCAGGGCCATTTCTACAACTGGTACGACACGCAATATCTCCACCCGCTTCCGCCTGCCTATGTATCAACCGTCGACAGCGGCAACCTTGCCGGGCATTTGCTCACCTTGCTGCCGGGATTGCAAGCATTGGCCGATGCGCCGGTACTGCATCCGAATCTGTTTCCCGGACTCCGCGCAGCGTATGCGATTCTCAACGAGCTGTCGCATAACTTGCCGCTCCCTGAAACACAGCAATTGTCGCCGCTGTTCGAACGCGAACTCCTCGCGGCCTGCGCAACACCACCTGCATCGCTGAGCGATGCCTGCGCTGTGCTCGATGGCCTGCATCGTCACATGGTCGATTTTGCACGTGGCCTGCATCAGGGAACCGGCGCTCAGATTGCCGGCGCCGCTGCTGCCGCTATTGCTATCAACGCGCCATCCGACAAATATCTGCAACGGCTGAGTCAACTCCGTCAATGGGAACGCGCGCTCTCCAGCCAATGCCGCGAAGCGCTGGCGGAACTGCATGCGCTGGCGCCATGGCTACGTACCAATCACTTCAAACGCTGCAGCGACAACCTTCCCGCGCTCGCGGCTGTGCTCAATGGCACGCTCAGTCTGCGTCAGATAGCGCAACTGCCCGCACTGTCTCTCCGGGCGCCAAGCTCTGACAGTGATAGCAATAGCGATAGCGACGAAAACAAGGTCGCGCTGACAGCATTGCAAAGCTTGCTCAAAGAAGGCAGCGACCTGGCTGCCTCGCGTCTTGCTGCGATCGACATGCTGGTGATGCAAGCGGCGGAATTCTCGCGCATGGAATATCGTTTTCTGTACGACCCGGCGACTCACCTTCTGGCAATTGGCTACAACGTTGCCGATCGCCGGCGCGACACCGGTTTTTACGACTTGCTGGCATCGGAAGCGCGACTGGCGACCTTCGTCGGTATCGCGCAAGGGCAACTGCCGCAAGACAGCTGGTTTGCACTGGGCCGACAACTCACCCTCGCCGGCGGCGAACCTATTCTGCTGTCGTGGAGCGGGTCGATGTTTGAATATCTGATGCCCTTGCTGGTCATGCCGACGTTCACCGGTACCCTGCTCGATCAAACCTATCGCTCTGTCGTCGAAAGGCAGATCAGCTACGGTGCACAGCGCGGCGTATTCTGGGGCATGTCGGAGTCGGGTTATCACAGCTTCGACGCCAGTCTGAACTATCAATACCGAACCTTCGGCGTGCCGGGCCTGGGCTTCAAGCGCGGCCTGGGCGATGATCTGGTGATTGCCCCCTACGCCTCGATGATGGCGCTGATGGTCGCGCCGGAGCAGGCTTGCAATAACTTGCAGGAAATGAGCGCCGCCGGATTCGAAGGCGTGTTCGGCATGTACGAAGCAATCGACTACACACCGTCGCGCCTGCCGCGTGGCCAAAGCAACGCTGTGATCCGCTCGTTCATGTCACATCATCAGGGCATGGGCTTCTTAGGATTGGCCTACCTGCTGCTGGATCGGCCGATGCAACGCCGCTTCGAATCCTATCCCTTGTTTCAGGCCACCATGTCGCTGCTGCACGAGCGCGTCCCCAAGGCTGGCGCCAATTATTCCAGTGCGTCAGAACTGGCTGACGTGCGCATCGCCGCCACTGATCAGGATCAGCAAATCCGCGTGATGCGTCGCCCCGATCCGCGCACGCCGGAAGTACAACTGCTATCCAACGGCCGCTATCACGTGATGATCACGAGTGCCGGCGGTGGTTATAGCCGCTGGAACGATATCGCCGTCACACGCTGGCGCGAAGACACCACGCGCGATCACTGGGGCAGCTTCTGCTATGTGCGCGACATCCGGGAAGATGAATTCTGGTCGACGGCGTATCAGCCCAGCCTGACGACGCCGACGCATTACGAGGTCATTTTTTCCGAAGGCCGCGCCGAGTTCCGGCGCAACGACCGCGATATCGAGATGCATACCGAAATCGTGGTCTCTCCCGAAGACGACATTGAACTGCGCCGTACCAAGATCACCAATCGCTCACGCTCGACGCGCACACTGGAGATCACCAGCTACGCCGAAGTCGTGCTCGCACCGGCAGCTGCCGACGCCATGCATCCGGCGTTCAGCAACCTGTTCGTCCAAACCGAGATCGACATGCAGCGTGGCGCCATCCTGTGCACACGCCGACCACGCTCGGCCAACGAAAACGTGCCGTGGATGTTCCATCTGATGGCCGTGCACGGTGCAGAGGCCGATGCGGCCTCTTACGAAACCGACCGCATGCAGTTTCTCGGCCGCGGCAACACACCCGCCACGCCGCAGGCCATGGGTCAGGTTGGCCCGTTGTCGAACAGCGCAGGTTCAGTACTTGATCCGATCATGTCGATCCGTCGCCGCATCACGCTTGAAGCGGAGCAATCCGTCACCATCGATATGGTGACCGGCGTCGCTGCAAGCCGCGATACGTGCGAAGAGTTGATCGGTAAATATCAGGATCGCCATCTGGCCGATCGCGTCATGGAGCTGGCATGGACCCACAATCAGGTGGTGCTGCGCCAACTCAATGCCAGCGAAGCAGACGCTCAGCTCTACGGCCGTCTGGCCAACTCGGTGGTCTACGCGAATTCGTTGCTGCGCGCCGAAGCCAGCATTCTGGCGCGCAACCGGCGCGGTCAGTCGGCGTTATGGAGCTACGCAATCTCGGGCGATCTGCCCATCGTACTGGTGCAGATACGCGACATGGTCAACATTGAGCTGGTGCGCCAATTGGTACAGGCCCATGCTTACTGGCGATCCAAGGGACTTGCCGTCGATCTGGTCATCTGGAACGAGGACCACGCCGGCTATCGGCAAGTACTGCAAGAACAGATTCTGAATCTGATCTCTTCCGTCACCGGCGCACATACGATCGATCGCCCGGGCGGTATCTTTGTCCGCCTGCTGGATCAGATATCCGACGAAGACCGCATTCTGTTCCAGTCTGTCGCACGCGTGATTCTGAGAGACAGCAGCGGCACGCTGGCCGAACAAGTCGCACGACGCGATGCCCCGGAAGTAAAAATGCCGCTGCTGTCGCCCAAGACAGGTCCGATATCGGATGCCGACATGGCGCTACCGCTAGCACGAGCAGCCACTCCACCGGTGCTATTGCTGGGAAACGGCACAGGCGGCTTCAGTGCCGATGGCTACGAATATCTGATCACCACCGGAGAAGATCGCTATACACCGGCTCCTTGGAGCAATGTCATCGCCAACGCACAGTTCGGCAGCGTGGTGTCGGAAAGCGGCCAGGCCTACAGCTGGGCTGAGAACGCACACGAATTCCGCCTGACCCCGTGGGCCAACGATCCTGTCAGTGACGGTGGTGGCGAAGCTTTCTATCTGCGCGACGAACATAGCGGCACGAGCTGGTCGCCGACACCATTGCCGCGACGCGGCAGTGGCGACTATCTGACGCGCCACGGCTTCGGCTACAGCGTGTTCGAGCATAGCGAAGCAGGCATTTTTTCCGCACTGACCATGTTTGTTGCACTCGATGCGCCGGTGAAATACATGGTGCTTCGTGTACGCAACGACTCCCGGATACAACGCCAGTTGTCTGCCACCGGCTATGTCGAATGGGTGCTGGGCGACTTGCGCGCCAAGACGGCAATGCACGTGAACAGTGAAGCCGATACCGCCACTGGCGCGCTATTGGCAAGCAATCACTACAACACTGAATTCCCGCAACGTGTCGCCTTCTTCGATCTGGATGCCACAGCAAAGACGGTCACTTGCGATCGCAACGAGTTCATCGGACGCAATCGCTCTCTGCAAAACCCGATTGCATTGGAACGGCAGCGCCTGTCCGGCAAGATCGGTGCAGGCTTCGATCCCTGCGCCGCGATACAGACGGTGTTCGACCTGGCGCCCGGGCAAGAGCGTGAACTGGTGTTCATGCTGGGCCTCTGCGACACGCGCACTGCCGTTACCAGCACACTGATCCTGGCCCATCGCGGCGCTGCCACCGCGCGTGCGGCATTGCAATCGGTCAAGGACTACTGGCAGCACACGCTGGGCGCGATTCAGGTCAATACGCCGGAACCTGCGCTGGACGTACTGGCCAATGGCTGGCTGCTTTACCAGACGCTGGCTTGCCGCATGTGGGCACGCAGCGGCTACTATCAATCGGGCGGCGCGTTCGGCTTCCGCGATCAGTTGCAGGACAGCATGGCGCTGGTCTACAGCGAACCTGCACTGGTGCGCAGCCACTTGCTGCTGTGCGCTGCGCATCAGTTCGTCGAAGGCGACGTTCAGCATTGGTGGCATCCGCCAACCGATCGCGGCGTGCGTACGCATTGCTCGGACGACTACCTGTGGCTGCCGCTGGCGGTACATCGCTATGTCACGATCACTGGCGATGTCTCCGTGCTGAGTGAGACGGCAACCTTCCTCCAGGGCCGCGCTCTCGGTCCGGACGAAGATTCGTATTACGACCTTCCCCAACGCTCGGCCGAAAGCGCAAGCCTCTATCAACATTGCGTGCGCGCGATCCGGCACGGACTGCAGTTCGGCCAGCATGGCTTGTCGCTGATAGGCTCATGCGACTGGAACGATGGCATGGACAAGGTCGGCGAACATGGCAAGGGTGAAAGCGTCTGGCTCAGCTTCTTCTTCTACGAAGTCATGATGCGCTTCGCCGATGTCGCAACGCTGCATCAGGATCAGGAATTTGCCGCCGGCTGCCGTGAACATGCGCAGACCTTGCAAAAGCACATCGAACAAAACGGCTGGGACGGCAACTGGTATCTGCGCGCCTACTTCGACGACGGCAGTCCGCTCGGCTCTGCCGCCAACGTCGAATGCCAGATCGACTCCATTTCACAAAGCTGGGCGGTGCTCTCGGGCGCCGGCGACTCTGGTCGCGTGCAACAGGCGATGCAGTCGGTACGGCAACGCCTTGTGCGTGATGAAGACAAGTTGATTCAGCTGCTCGATCCGCCGTTCGACCACTCCGACCAAAACCCGGGTTACATCCGTGGTTATGTCCCCGGTGTACGCGAAAACGGCGGGCAATATACCCACGCCGCGATCTGGACAATCATGGCTTTTGCACGCATGGGCGATCACCAGTCTGCATGGCAATTGATGCGCATGATCAATCCCATCAATCACGCCCGCAACGCACAGGAAATCGCCAACTACAAAGTAGAACCTTACGTGATCGCGGCAGACGTCTACGCCGTGACACCGCACACCGGTCGTGGCGGCTGGACCTGGTACACCGGATCAGCCGGCTGGATGTACCGCCTGCTCGTCGAGTCACTGCTGGGCCTGCACATCGAAGGCGACAAACTGTCTATCAACGCGTGCATCCCTCTTGAATGGAATGGCTATGGCATCGACTATCGCTACGGTGAAACCCGTTATCGGATAGCCATCACACTCGGGCAAGTGACGGAAACAACAAGAACCGAGACAGACAACGAACCGCTGACAGCATGCTGCTTCAGGCTCGACGGCGTTGACTTGCCTGAGACGTTTGTGACGCTGGCAGACGATCATAAGGAGCATCAGATCGACGTCATGCTGTCTCGCTGA
- a CDS encoding type II toxin-antitoxin system HicA family toxin: MGSAEIIKQLKAAGWEHVSTRGSHHKYKNPATGKSVIVPHPKKNLPQGTAKAILKQAELK; this comes from the coding sequence ATGGGCAGCGCTGAAATCATCAAACAACTTAAGGCGGCGGGCTGGGAACATGTTTCGACGCGGGGTAGTCACCACAAGTACAAGAACCCCGCGACAGGTAAGTCTGTCATCGTTCCCCATCCTAAAAAAAACCTGCCACAAGGCACGGCGAAAGCCATCTTGAAACAAGCTGAATTGAAATGA
- a CDS encoding type II toxin-antitoxin system HicB family antitoxin has product MLYPLYVWKDENSAYAGRFPDLPSVFTAADELNELPAMAQEAVEAMYEGEEHIPDASSVERWRESDEYADGFWMLIAIDRAKINTKPVRVNISLPESLLHDIDAFAESHHLTRSGFLAQAALKAMSQ; this is encoded by the coding sequence ATGTTATATCCGCTCTATGTATGGAAAGACGAGAACAGCGCCTACGCTGGGCGCTTTCCCGATCTGCCAAGTGTTTTCACTGCCGCTGACGAGCTCAACGAATTGCCAGCGATGGCACAAGAGGCCGTAGAAGCGATGTATGAAGGGGAAGAACATATTCCCGATGCGTCGTCGGTAGAGCGATGGAGAGAGTCTGACGAATATGCAGACGGCTTTTGGATGCTGATTGCTATTGATCGCGCCAAGATCAACACTAAGCCGGTGAGAGTGAATATCTCCCTGCCAGAAAGTCTGCTGCATGACATTGACGCTTTCGCAGAATCTCATCATCTGACACGCTCAGGATTTCTGGCGCAGGCTGCGCTGAAAGCAATGAGCCAGTAA
- a CDS encoding response regulator transcription factor — MPYKIRVVIADDHPAIVEGIKQSIAVSTIELMDTARNSTQIIALLDKGIADVLVTDYAMPGGEFGDGLPLFEFILRRYPDIKIVVMTMMDNPGVLRTLIALGVRCIISKSDDASHLIPAIHIASSGGQYFSPTVNAIVQTLDKPPGEDNKDVNLSKRESEVIRLYVSGMKINDIAAQLHRSKQTVSSQKNSAMKKIGVASDADLFKYALEVGLVPSSSPPQD, encoded by the coding sequence ATGCCCTACAAAATCAGAGTCGTGATTGCCGATGATCATCCTGCAATTGTCGAAGGCATCAAGCAGTCGATTGCCGTCAGCACCATCGAACTCATGGACACGGCGCGTAATTCGACGCAGATCATTGCGCTGCTGGACAAAGGCATCGCCGACGTCCTTGTTACGGACTATGCGATGCCGGGCGGCGAGTTCGGCGATGGCTTGCCGCTGTTTGAATTCATCTTGCGGCGCTATCCCGACATCAAGATCGTGGTCATGACCATGATGGACAACCCTGGTGTGCTGCGTACCCTGATTGCCCTGGGTGTACGTTGCATCATCAGTAAATCCGACGACGCCAGTCATCTGATCCCGGCGATTCATATTGCCAGTTCCGGCGGCCAATATTTCTCACCCACGGTCAACGCGATCGTGCAGACGCTGGATAAGCCGCCGGGCGAGGACAATAAAGACGTTAACCTCTCCAAGCGTGAATCAGAAGTCATCCGCCTGTATGTGTCCGGTATGAAGATCAACGACATTGCAGCGCAGCTCCATCGCAGCAAGCAAACGGTGAGTTCGCAAAAGAACAGCGCGATGAAAAAAATCGGCGTCGCCAGCGATGCAGATCTGTTCAAGTACGCACTCGAAGTCGGCCTGGTACCGTCTTCTTCCCCGCCGCAAGACTGA